Proteins encoded by one window of Haematobia irritans isolate KBUSLIRL chromosome 2, ASM5000362v1, whole genome shotgun sequence:
- the LOC142226036 gene encoding embryonic polarity protein dorsal-like, translating into MRRSASMDIEFPVPQFALPGIDDGTQTSTPMEEILLNTELETLRPLGAVDKIKEWIKSNEFDRTGSLTVETGDSVAMSVRSNSTEIVNTDMIEQDTDIEEQPDLELLTSVYTEGQSELGDDYSEDKDLPLPVSEFCPQTIVEDNFDDSVTSSSPQIAFENPVEIPEIPAVENMFFGRTEHFNSSIHFTNPFAPKIEVDEVQLPQTPPSPPLPLPPRTPSPVPEQMLPPLPPKRKPSQELTFDTQITSREISPRALSPVTFTHKTIENVTKQRSSSVTDASGPVSQITITNTSEEISANLPSPYKKQGFFSRFFARRRSKPEPSPSKTTPCQSREPGICNFVLNDTDRGGSIRSMNSIQPNEGEDYASVTFGKPVGRSVSSVSGKCPIKRNGDIIHIPLKGCNSSGVAAINFDKVTSSKGLFDHRSVSAIQLSNVPITDGKLELVAIADREGMERLPQQADYTIYLDQTKDIGEAKHFALYTITGPSNENIADD; encoded by the coding sequence ATGCGTAGAAGCGCCAGCATGGATATTGAATTTCCAGTACCCCAATTTGCTTTACCAGGCATAGATGATGGTACTCAAACCTCAACGCCCATGGAAGAGATTCTTCTCAATACCGAGTTAGAAACTCTGCGACCTCTAGGCGCCGTTGACAAAATCAAAGAATGGATAAAATCCAATGAATTCGATCGGACAGGCAGTTTGACAGTTGAAACAGGCGATTCAGTTGCAATGAGCGTTAGATCAAACAGCACTGAGATAGTGAATACTGACATGATAGAGCAGGATACAGACATTGAGGAACAACCGGACTTGGAACTACTGACTAGCGTTTACACTGAAGGACAAAGTGAACTTGGTGATGACTATTCCGAAGACAAAGATTTACCACTGCCCGTTAGTGAATTTTGTCCTCAAACTATAGTTGAGGATAATTTTGACGATTCTGTAACGAGCTCCAGCCCACAGATAGCGTTTGAAAATCCCGTTGAAATACCCGAAATACCAGCAgtagaaaatatgttttttggaAGAACTGAACATTTCAACAGTTCCATACATTTCACAAATCCGTTCGCTCCAAAGATAGAGGTAGATGAAGTACAGCTTCCACAAACTCCTCCATCACCACCACTACCTCTGCCACCTCGAACACCCTCACCTGTACCGGAACAAATGTTGCCGCCATTACCACCCAAACGTAAACCCTCACAAGAACTAACTTTTGATACACAGATAACGAGTCGAGAAATATCGCCCAGAGCCCTGTCACCAGTAACGTTCACACACAaaaccatagaaaatgttacaaaGCAGCGATCTTCTTCAGTGACAGATGCATCGGGACCAGTGTCGCAAATTACTATTACCAATACATCGGAGGAAATTAGTGCAAATTTGCCATCACCATATAAAAAGCAAGGCTTCTTTTCACGATTCTTCGCTCGTAGAAGAAGCAAACCAGAACCTTCACCATCGAAAACAACTCCCTGCCAAAGTCGTGAACCAGGCATTTGCAACTTTGTTTTGAATGATACCGATCGTGGTGGTTCTATAAGATCTATGAATTCTATACAACCCAATGAAGGAGAAGACTATGCCTCGGTAACATTTGGTAAACCAGTGGGTCGCAGCGTAAGTAGTGTGTCTGGAAAATGTCCCATAAAGCGTAATGGCGATATTATTCACATACCTCTCAAAGGATGTAACAGCTCAGGGGTAGCGGCAATAAACTTTGACAAGGTCACATCCAGTAAGGGTCTTTTTGACCATAGAAGTGTTAGCGCTATACAGTTATCCAATGTACCAATCACAGATGGAAAACTTGAATTGGTAGCCATTGCAGATCGTGAAGGAATGGAACGACTACCTCAGCAGGCGGACTACACCATATACCTCGATCAAACAAAAGATATAGGCGAAGCCAAGCATTTTGCACTATACACGATAACGGGCCCATCAAATGAAAACATCGCCGATGACTAG